From Candidatus Manganitrophus morganii, the proteins below share one genomic window:
- a CDS encoding heavy metal sensor histidine kinase translates to MSSKPNLNRWGWPASIRGRLALWYGTILGVAFLFVGLLLFVYLSRNLHSDFDFSLRSTAEALARASLDRSPPLPELDIEALLQQLDNPDPTSNFFQLFDPRGRFGARSRNLSKRTYPLTEVALNNALQGKFTYETFIDPDRGKIRWVTYPVIQNGRLVNILQVGGSLRNLEKVLQRLRLILLFLFPATLLLAVAGGWLLTLRALQPVDAMAQVARRITAGDLSRRIPVHAGQDELSRLAETFNAMIAQLEESIQRLRQFSADASHELRTPLTILKGETELALRQARTMEEYQETLASSLEEIDRISRIVEELFLLSKADLGEARLERKPVTLAPLFKETLTQMELLAKEKAISLRFDCREETTITGDSDRLRELLLNLVENAIRYTPPEGRIIVTLSREGSHARVTVSDTGIGIPKEDLSKIFDRFYRSDSAREIHPKGSGLGLSICRWIVHAHSGTIQVDSTPGLGTLFTLRFPLRND, encoded by the coding sequence ATGTCCTCAAAGCCTAATCTCAATCGATGGGGCTGGCCCGCATCGATCCGGGGGCGGCTCGCCCTCTGGTACGGCACCATCCTGGGGGTGGCTTTCCTCTTCGTCGGACTGCTCCTCTTCGTTTATCTGTCGAGAAACCTTCATTCCGATTTCGACTTCTCGCTTCGCTCCACCGCGGAAGCCCTGGCGCGTGCTTCCCTCGACCGCAGCCCCCCCCTTCCGGAGCTCGACATCGAGGCCCTACTACAACAGCTCGACAACCCCGATCCCACCAGCAATTTCTTTCAGCTCTTCGATCCCCGCGGCCGCTTCGGCGCCCGATCACGCAATCTCTCCAAACGGACTTATCCCCTAACGGAAGTAGCCCTCAACAACGCCCTTCAGGGCAAATTTACCTATGAGACCTTTATCGATCCAGATCGGGGGAAGATTCGATGGGTCACCTACCCGGTGATCCAAAACGGGCGGCTGGTCAACATTCTCCAGGTCGGCGGCTCGCTCCGAAATTTGGAAAAAGTGCTGCAACGGCTTCGACTGATCCTTCTTTTTCTCTTCCCCGCCACCCTCCTCTTGGCGGTGGCCGGTGGATGGCTCCTCACCCTTCGGGCGCTCCAGCCGGTCGATGCCATGGCGCAAGTCGCGCGTCGAATCACAGCGGGCGACCTCTCCCGCCGAATCCCGGTCCATGCCGGCCAAGACGAGCTCTCTCGGCTGGCCGAAACATTCAACGCCATGATCGCGCAATTGGAAGAGTCGATTCAGCGCCTCCGCCAGTTCTCCGCCGACGCATCGCATGAGCTTCGAACCCCTTTGACGATCCTCAAGGGGGAGACCGAGCTGGCGCTGCGGCAGGCGCGGACGATGGAGGAGTATCAGGAAACCCTCGCCAGCTCGCTGGAGGAGATCGACCGGATTTCGCGGATCGTCGAGGAGCTCTTCCTTCTCTCAAAGGCCGATCTCGGCGAAGCCCGGCTGGAGAGAAAGCCGGTCACCCTCGCCCCCCTCTTTAAAGAAACCCTCACGCAAATGGAGCTTCTCGCAAAGGAAAAAGCGATCTCGCTCCGTTTTGACTGCCGGGAAGAAACGACGATTACAGGCGATTCCGATCGGCTGCGGGAGCTCCTCCTCAACCTCGTCGAAAACGCCATTCGTTATACCCCGCCAGAAGGGAGAATCATCGTCACCCTCTCTCGGGAAGGAAGCCACGCGCGAGTCACCGTCTCCGACACCGGGATCGGCATTCCGAAAGAAGATCTTTCCAAGATCTTCGACCGCTTCTATCGCTCCGATTCCGCCCGTGAGATCCATCCGAAAGGGAGCGGTCTCGGGCTCTCGATCTGCCGATGGATCGTCCACGCACACAGCGGCACCATCCAGGTCGACAGCACCCCCGGTCTGGGAACCCTTTTTACCCTCCGTTTTCCCCTGCGCAACGATTAG
- a CDS encoding TlpA family protein disulfide reductase, which produces MGLRLRTPIRPIAPVRGWLNSGPVDVARSEGPATLIHFWGLSCPLCKEQIPSVRRWIEQFGPRGLRVIGVHTPLTRDDQDDVMVERMVRALALRHPIALDQEGEAASAYQVDAVPTYFIYDRDRLLRYRHTGYQAEKPVERMIERILNEAEHQAAGGRPAA; this is translated from the coding sequence GTGGGACTTAGATTACGTACGCCGATTCGGCCGATTGCGCCGGTTCGCGGCTGGCTCAATAGCGGGCCGGTCGATGTGGCCCGTTCCGAAGGGCCGGCCACCTTGATTCATTTCTGGGGGCTGAGCTGTCCGCTCTGCAAAGAGCAGATACCGAGCGTCCGGCGTTGGATCGAGCAATTCGGCCCGAGGGGACTCCGGGTCATCGGCGTCCATACCCCTTTGACGCGGGACGATCAGGATGACGTGATGGTCGAACGGATGGTTCGGGCGCTAGCGCTTCGACATCCGATCGCGCTCGATCAAGAGGGGGAGGCCGCATCGGCCTACCAGGTCGATGCGGTTCCGACCTATTTCATTTACGACCGCGATCGGCTCCTCCGGTATCGCCACACCGGTTATCAGGCGGAGAAGCCGGTCGAACGGATGATCGAACGGATCCTCAACGAAGCAGAACATCAAGCGGCCGGAGGTCGTCCTGCGGCGTAG
- the crcB gene encoding fluoride efflux transporter CrcB, which translates to MIPYLMVGIGGFFGAIARYLVDRWIGGRMGGLFPYGTLAINVSGSFILGLFAATITERWMVHPHWRLLIGVGFVGAYTTFSTFGYETHQLMEEGSFGLALFNVLLSVIVGLIAVRLGILLGRVG; encoded by the coding sequence TTGATTCCCTATTTAATGGTCGGGATAGGAGGATTTTTCGGGGCGATTGCGCGTTATCTGGTCGATCGCTGGATCGGCGGGAGGATGGGGGGGCTCTTTCCTTATGGGACCTTGGCGATTAATGTGAGCGGCAGTTTTATCCTCGGCCTTTTTGCCGCCACGATAACCGAGCGGTGGATGGTCCACCCCCACTGGCGCCTGTTGATCGGCGTCGGCTTTGTGGGGGCCTATACGACTTTTTCGACATTCGGGTATGAAACCCATCAGTTGATGGAAGAGGGGAGCTTTGGACTGGCGTTGTTCAATGTGTTGCTCAGCGTGATCGTCGGTTTGATTGCGGTTCGACTCGGCATTCTCTTAGGAAGAGTCGGTTGA
- a CDS encoding DegQ family serine endoprotease, producing the protein MKGRKFFVSTSLLLFGLILGSLLTSHLDFFSLGQAVEIHREGAPLQVAVPPDDLFIDIAKRVTPAVVNISTTRVVKGREDDDPFNDPFFRRFFGDRPFDRQGPPRQRRSQGLGSGVIVDPSGIIITNNHVVENADEVEVLLGDKREFKGKVIGSDPKSDLAIVKIDAEDLPTVPWGDSKQLQVGEYVLAIGNPFGLNQTVTMGIVSAVGRANVGIADYEDFIQTDAAINPGNSGGALVNRRGELVGINTAIFSRTGGYMGIGFAVPSEMAKSIKESLVRTGKVTRGWLGVSIQEVTPQLAKEFGLKESKGALVSDVLPDSPAEAAGIQRGDILLAIDGKEVESTAQLRKWVAGTAVGKKIRLTLFRDKKEKEIELSPGEQPQEVAQAGGEGAEAETSALKGAQVRNLTPEAAREMNLPKGLEGVVISRVEAGSLAEEAGLRAGDVILEVNRTAVRNTREYEKALSGLKKEQSALLLVHRGGNTLFLTLDAA; encoded by the coding sequence ATGAAAGGCAGGAAGTTTTTCGTTTCAACTTCGCTCCTCCTCTTCGGTCTGATCCTCGGGAGTCTTCTTACGTCTCATCTCGATTTCTTCTCCCTCGGCCAGGCGGTCGAGATCCATCGGGAGGGTGCGCCGTTGCAGGTCGCCGTTCCGCCTGACGATCTCTTTATCGACATTGCAAAGCGGGTCACGCCGGCGGTGGTCAATATTTCAACGACGCGGGTCGTCAAAGGCCGGGAAGACGACGACCCCTTCAACGATCCCTTTTTCAGACGATTCTTCGGCGACCGCCCGTTTGATCGGCAGGGCCCGCCGCGGCAGCGGCGATCGCAGGGGCTCGGCTCCGGCGTGATCGTCGATCCAAGCGGCATCATTATCACCAACAACCATGTGGTCGAAAATGCCGACGAGGTGGAGGTTCTCCTGGGAGACAAGCGGGAATTCAAAGGAAAAGTGATCGGTAGCGATCCGAAGAGCGATCTCGCCATTGTGAAGATCGACGCCGAGGATCTTCCGACCGTCCCTTGGGGCGATTCCAAGCAGCTGCAGGTGGGAGAGTATGTTTTGGCGATCGGCAATCCATTCGGGCTGAACCAGACAGTGACGATGGGGATCGTCTCGGCGGTCGGCCGCGCCAACGTCGGCATCGCCGATTATGAAGACTTCATCCAGACCGACGCCGCCATCAACCCCGGCAACTCGGGCGGGGCCCTCGTCAACCGGCGGGGCGAACTGGTCGGAATCAACACCGCGATCTTCAGCCGCACCGGCGGCTACATGGGGATCGGCTTTGCGGTGCCGAGCGAAATGGCGAAATCGATCAAGGAGAGCCTGGTGCGGACCGGCAAGGTGACCCGCGGCTGGCTGGGGGTCTCGATTCAGGAGGTCACCCCGCAGTTGGCCAAAGAGTTCGGCCTCAAAGAATCCAAGGGAGCCCTCGTCAGCGACGTCCTCCCCGACAGTCCCGCCGAAGCGGCCGGGATCCAGCGGGGCGACATTCTCCTCGCGATCGATGGGAAAGAAGTTGAGAGTACCGCACAACTCCGAAAGTGGGTCGCCGGCACCGCCGTCGGAAAGAAGATCCGGCTTACCCTCTTCAGAGATAAAAAGGAGAAGGAAATCGAGCTCTCCCCCGGCGAGCAGCCGCAAGAGGTCGCCCAGGCTGGAGGAGAAGGGGCGGAAGCGGAAACAAGCGCTCTGAAAGGAGCCCAGGTCCGGAATCTCACCCCGGAGGCCGCAAGGGAGATGAATCTTCCCAAGGGGCTCGAGGGGGTCGTCATCAGTCGGGTCGAGGCCGGAAGTCTCGCGGAGGAGGCCGGGCTGAGAGCGGGCGACGTGATCCTGGAGGTCAATCGAACTGCGGTCCGGAACACCCGCGAATACGAGAAGGCCCTCTCCGGACTGAAAAAAGAACAAAGCGCGCTCCTCCTCGTCCACCGCGGGGGCAACACCCTCTTCCTGACCCTGGACGCCGCTTAG
- a CDS encoding trehalose-6-phosphate synthase — protein MSKPLEAFPWELAFLFGLAGIVMIAAHFLRKFLLRQLTASEDLGDLARRMGRLSYYWPAVLGVYVLLTHLPDQPRALKHADKLLDLYLFATGTLMAIEFSIWVIRRFLREKGIAAPISKSVFSGVYALFVLLGVLLLFLKIDFPVSPILTVIGIGGLATVLAFQDTLSDTAAGYHLLAERRLRVGDRIRLHSGEEGTVLEVSWRTTRIQSPSGQTYLIPNRRIAHGVITTSSRDEIWDSAKVRQGIEANFSHRMLVLVSNREPYVHRWMDEEIRCDRPAGGLTSALDPVMQAARGLWVAWGSGDADRDAADAEGKVVVPPHQPAYTLKRIWLTEEEIDHYYHGFSNRFFWPLFHKAMDKVQFMEEDWRYYKEVNRRFAEAVLAETKGRDPIVWIQDYHLAHAPLILREQRPNATLSLFWHIPWPSYDVYRVAPCRKELLESLLCCDLLGFQTPFYRDQFLECVRQILNLPVDSGRGSISYRGRTVWVKAFPISIDAEGWIRLATIPQAEEEMKALRKRLALGAEGSIGIGVDRLEYTKALVERFNAIDLFFTRYPQFKKKFTFIQIASPSRTEMTDYRTYGETLLKTSQEINERHGVDGWKPLDYRPIYIPPETLAIYYRAADLAIISSFADGMNLVAKEFIASQTDERGVLLVSELAGVSDEMKGAFLINPYDVEGLAEAIKTSLGMPPSIKKVLMEEMREQIRVNNVYRWMGNIFEEIRRISG, from the coding sequence ATGTCTAAACCGCTGGAAGCGTTTCCCTGGGAGTTGGCCTTTCTTTTCGGTTTGGCCGGCATCGTCATGATTGCGGCACATTTTCTCCGGAAGTTTCTCCTGCGGCAACTTACCGCTTCGGAAGATCTGGGGGATCTGGCCCGCCGGATGGGGCGGCTCTCCTACTATTGGCCCGCGGTTCTCGGCGTTTATGTCTTGCTGACCCACCTCCCAGATCAGCCTCGGGCGTTGAAACATGCCGACAAACTTCTCGACCTCTATCTCTTTGCGACCGGCACCCTCATGGCGATCGAATTCTCGATTTGGGTGATCCGGCGCTTCTTAAGGGAAAAGGGGATCGCCGCGCCGATCAGCAAATCGGTCTTCAGCGGGGTCTACGCCCTCTTTGTTCTCCTCGGCGTGTTGCTCCTTTTCCTGAAAATCGATTTCCCGGTCTCCCCCATTCTCACCGTGATCGGGATCGGCGGCCTCGCCACCGTTCTCGCATTTCAGGACACCCTCTCCGACACGGCCGCCGGATACCACCTTCTTGCGGAAAGACGCCTTCGGGTCGGAGATCGGATCCGTCTCCACTCGGGCGAGGAAGGAACCGTCCTGGAGGTCTCCTGGCGGACGACGCGGATTCAATCCCCCTCCGGACAGACCTATCTCATCCCCAACCGCCGGATCGCGCATGGCGTGATCACCACCTCCTCTCGCGATGAGATCTGGGACAGCGCCAAAGTGCGGCAGGGGATCGAGGCGAACTTCTCCCATCGAATGCTGGTCTTGGTTTCAAACCGCGAGCCCTATGTCCATCGTTGGATGGACGAAGAGATCCGCTGCGACCGTCCCGCCGGCGGTTTGACGTCGGCCCTCGATCCGGTGATGCAGGCGGCGCGCGGCCTCTGGGTCGCCTGGGGAAGCGGCGACGCCGATCGCGATGCGGCCGATGCGGAAGGAAAGGTCGTCGTTCCCCCCCACCAGCCCGCCTACACGCTGAAGCGGATTTGGCTGACCGAGGAAGAGATCGACCACTACTACCACGGCTTCTCAAATCGTTTCTTCTGGCCCCTCTTCCACAAGGCGATGGACAAGGTTCAATTTATGGAGGAGGACTGGCGATATTATAAAGAGGTCAACCGGCGTTTCGCGGAAGCGGTCCTCGCCGAAACCAAAGGACGCGACCCGATCGTCTGGATTCAAGACTATCATCTGGCGCACGCCCCGCTGATTTTAAGAGAGCAGCGGCCGAACGCGACCCTCTCCCTTTTCTGGCACATCCCCTGGCCTTCGTACGACGTTTATCGGGTCGCCCCTTGCCGGAAGGAGCTGCTCGAATCGCTCCTCTGCTGCGACCTGCTCGGCTTTCAAACCCCATTCTACCGCGACCAATTCCTCGAATGCGTCCGTCAAATCCTGAACCTTCCGGTCGACTCCGGACGGGGGTCGATCTCCTATCGCGGACGGACCGTCTGGGTGAAGGCCTTCCCGATCAGCATCGATGCGGAGGGATGGATCCGTCTCGCCACCATCCCGCAAGCCGAAGAGGAGATGAAAGCGCTCCGGAAACGGCTCGCCCTGGGAGCGGAGGGATCGATCGGAATCGGCGTCGATCGGCTTGAATATACCAAGGCCCTCGTCGAGCGCTTTAACGCGATCGACCTCTTCTTTACCCGCTATCCGCAGTTTAAGAAAAAATTCACCTTTATCCAGATCGCGTCGCCGAGCCGAACGGAGATGACCGATTATCGGACGTATGGGGAGACCCTTCTGAAAACCTCCCAGGAAATCAACGAGCGCCACGGCGTCGACGGATGGAAACCGCTTGATTACCGGCCGATCTACATTCCCCCTGAAACCTTGGCGATCTACTATCGCGCCGCCGATCTGGCGATCATCAGTTCTTTCGCAGACGGAATGAACTTGGTGGCAAAGGAATTCATCGCCTCCCAAACCGACGAGCGCGGGGTGCTTCTCGTCAGCGAGCTGGCCGGCGTCTCGGATGAGATGAAGGGGGCTTTCTTGATTAATCCATACGATGTGGAGGGTCTCGCGGAAGCGATCAAGACCTCGCTCGGGATGCCCCCCTCCATCAAAAAGGTCCTGATGGAGGAGATGCGGGAGCAGATCCGGGTCAACAACGTCTATCGATGGATGGGAAATATCTTCGAGGAAATCCGCCGGATCTCCGGATAA
- a CDS encoding CBS domain-containing protein, which yields MKVKSQEVGQIRLAKPRFVKEYESAFDIAAELLDSGHAAIPVVTREGRVIGMVNDQDLLRLLPGPRRLEEIKAKEIMSRVPAVIDEETSLAEASKIMENLQLQRLPVVREGILIGTITRHDLLRTRLGWGTGEWE from the coding sequence ATGAAGGTCAAATCCCAAGAGGTCGGTCAGATTCGTCTTGCGAAACCGCGCTTCGTCAAAGAGTACGAATCGGCCTTTGATATCGCCGCCGAGCTCCTCGACAGCGGCCACGCCGCGATCCCTGTCGTTACCCGGGAGGGGCGCGTCATCGGAATGGTGAACGACCAGGACCTCCTCCGCCTGCTTCCCGGTCCGCGCCGGCTGGAGGAGATTAAGGCGAAAGAAATCATGAGCCGGGTTCCGGCCGTGATTGATGAGGAGACATCCCTTGCCGAAGCGAGCAAGATCATGGAAAACCTCCAGCTCCAACGCCTGCCGGTCGTCCGGGAGGGGATCTTGATCGGGACGATTACTCGGCACGATCTCCTTCGCACGCGGCTCGGCTGGGGCACGGGGGAGTGGGAGTAG